The following proteins come from a genomic window of Myxococcota bacterium:
- a CDS encoding HAMP domain-containing sensor histidine kinase translates to MRTLGRRMRAARVSVPITLTAAIVAITIALTVGWQILVARESEAFAAGLTPVHWVLIGLGSLFFALIITVLILQAVWLVREIRSNQRQQNFMDAVTHELHTPLASLQLYLDTLRGRALPNERRNEFLSIMAEDLERLQNTIDQIIQAARTDEKRARREPVDLAKLLHECATDARERHGLPAEAIVTDVPPSRARGDAEQLRVAFRNLLDNAVRYAGGAVHIEIHVRAVSARRIEVEFADRGVGIPASALDRVFQRFQRLPQEAVRAAHGLGLGLAIVRNVARAHGGSVRAESDGEGKGSRFILTLPGHVGERAHPAG, encoded by the coding sequence ATGCGTACACTCGGCCGGCGCATGCGCGCGGCACGTGTCTCGGTCCCGATCACGCTCACCGCGGCCATCGTCGCGATCACCATCGCGCTGACCGTCGGCTGGCAGATCCTCGTCGCGCGCGAGTCCGAGGCCTTCGCCGCCGGCCTGACCCCGGTCCACTGGGTGCTGATCGGGCTGGGCTCGCTGTTCTTCGCGCTGATCATCACCGTGCTGATCCTGCAGGCGGTGTGGCTGGTGCGGGAGATCCGCTCGAACCAGAGACAGCAGAACTTCATGGACGCGGTGACTCACGAGCTGCACACGCCGCTGGCGTCGCTGCAGCTGTATCTCGACACGCTGCGCGGCCGCGCGCTGCCGAACGAGCGCCGCAACGAGTTCCTGTCGATCATGGCCGAGGATCTGGAGCGGCTGCAGAACACGATCGACCAGATCATCCAGGCCGCGCGCACCGACGAGAAACGCGCGCGGCGCGAGCCGGTCGACCTGGCGAAGCTCCTGCACGAGTGCGCGACCGACGCGCGCGAGAGACACGGCCTGCCCGCCGAGGCGATCGTGACCGACGTGCCGCCGTCGCGCGCGCGCGGCGACGCGGAGCAGCTGCGCGTGGCGTTCCGCAACCTGCTCGACAACGCCGTGCGCTACGCGGGCGGGGCGGTGCACATCGAGATCCACGTGCGCGCGGTCTCGGCGCGGCGCATCGAGGTCGAGTTCGCGGACCGCGGCGTGGGCATCCCCGCGTCGGCGTTGGACCGCGTGTTCCAGCGCTTCCAGCGCCTGCCGCAGGAGGCGGTGCGCGCCGCGCACGGCCTCGGCCTCGGGCTCGCGATCGTGCGCAACGTGGCGCGCGCGCACGGCGGCAGCGTGCGCGCCGAGAGCGACGGCGAAGGCAAGGGCAGCCGCTTCATCCTCACGCTTCCCGGACATGTCGGCGAACGCGCGCATCCTGCTGGTTGA